From the Amycolatopsis thermoflava N1165 genome, one window contains:
- a CDS encoding DUF6221 family protein — MTTDDLIAFLRARLAALEARAEHLHEGQGCSAHSEFSWGYEYNAQDCDCGEPQRVLAEVDAKRQIVERCIGVIAEQNNHLIGLDEVGGIPLAEDTLKLLALPYAEHPDYREEWRL; from the coding sequence ATGACCACGGACGACCTGATCGCGTTCCTCCGCGCCCGCCTTGCCGCGCTGGAAGCTCGTGCGGAGCATCTCCACGAGGGGCAGGGCTGCTCAGCGCATTCCGAGTTCTCCTGGGGCTACGAGTACAACGCGCAGGACTGCGACTGCGGCGAGCCTCAGCGCGTGCTGGCCGAGGTGGACGCCAAACGGCAGATCGTCGAGCGCTGCATCGGGGTCATCGCCGAGCAGAACAACCATCTGATCGGTCTCGACGAGGTCGGAGGCATCCCACTTGCGGAAGACACGCTGAAGCTGCTCGCTCTGCCCTACGCCGAGCACCCGGACTACCGCGAGGAATGGCGACTGTGA